One Gemmatimonadota bacterium genomic window, GCGCCCCGTCCGCAACGGAATCTCAAAACAGGTATACCGGCAGGTCTGCCAGGAGGTGTGTCCGTTCACACGAAAGTTCTCGGTCCCGACCTCAGAGCCGGCGTACTCTCCCAGGTCGGAGCTCGATGGGCCGTCACTCGTTGAACTGGCGGAGCGACTCTTGTCGTTGTCGGGGGAGGAAGGCTTCTCCTGCGCGACCTTCACGACTACCAATTGCGACGCGCCGGAGGCGTGTTGCGCGTACCACAACGTATCCCGCGACAGCGGCAAGCGTTGGTTAGGCGCCGCTCACACCGTCTGTCGGGAAGAGTGTCTGTGCACGATCGCCGAAGCTGATCATGGTTCGCCGTCCGTACATGGCTGATCGGTTGGCACCGCAACAAGTAGGAAGTGCAGATCCACATCGTTGGACACCTTCACGAGACCAGCCGTGGACTCAGGTTCGATGCCGAAGTCCCGCTGGCGGACCCTCAGGACTCCGCTGAGCCGTGTTGTCCCGTCGTTCGGCGACTCGATTCGCATGGGCACCGAGACATCCCGAGTGATGCCGTGGAGCGTGAATCGACCGTATCCAACCAGGCTGCTTTCCCTGTCTGACGCGACTGAATCGATCGTGAGCACGATCTCTGGGTACGCCTGGGCATCGAGGTGTTCGGCATCCAGCATCTTACGCTGGATCTCCAAGACGTCGTCCTCGCCGGGCCCGCCGCCGAGCCCGGCAAGTGCGCGGGCGGAGTCGCTATCGATCACGAGGGATCTGGACTGTATTACAACCTTCCCGTGGGCCGACCGAGGGATTGGCTCAGCGAGGCACATCTCTGCTCTCCATTCTCCGGGAACGATGGCGTGCTCATGGCCGAAGAACGAGAGCAACCCCGCCCTGTGCGTTACCAGGAATAGCGACGATCGCTCCCGGTCAACCACGTACGATCGCGGCGCTTCCTGGGCGCCTGAGCGACCCGTCCCCGCCACGGCGAGGCAAAAAACGGCGGCGGCGACGCGAGCATTCATCGGGTATCATCCATGCTGGGTAGAGCGGTATCCGCCGGAACTAGACACCCACCGAAAGGGGATAGCCGCTCGGCGCACCGTCGCTCATTATCGATGGTGGTATCCTCGTCGCCTGCTGCGCAGCGTGCGGCGTGACGTCGTTCGACATGGGTACGGTATACGCCGGTACAGCTGAGGCTATCGGAACATGGACGGCTCGATCACCATGGCGATCTCCGAGACCTTGTTCGCGGGCAGACCTGCCCGGCGGGCGTGCTCGTACACGGCCTCTGGGTCAGGCGCCTCGTACTCGCAGTAGATCTTGCCCTCGGCCTCTGAGATATAGCTCCGGATCCAGACTACGCCGTCCATGCTGTCCAGAACTTCATTGGACTTGCGGCCCACGGCAGGCAAGTCTTCGAGGTTGATGTCGCCCACCTCCCTTTCGATGATGTAGCGCGGCATGCTTTGCTGCTCCTTGGTAGTCAATCAGGTAGGATGTGAGGACCCTTGGGGTCTGCCCCGCAGAGGGCTTCGAGCTCGGTGTCGTGGATCTCTCGGGCAATCGTGAGGGCCTCGGCGGCGAACGCTTCCGCCCGCTCGGGGGCTTCGGCCTCCACGGACAACTCGGCCAACCGGTGAAGGGCCCACCCCTCGCCCGCTCGGTCGTTGGCTGCCCGACGCTTCTCAAGGCATTGATCGTACCAATCATATGCCCTCGTCAAGTCGTCCGACGCCCGAAACGATGCGCCGAGGGCCGCCAGGCTGTCTGCCTCCCGGGCCACGTCCTCCACCCGTTGGTTGGCCTCCAGGGCCTCGAGAAGCACGGACCGGGCGTCGGCGTGGTGGCCTAGCTTGGCGAGTACGGCGCCCCACCCGTTCAGCACTACGCCCAATCCGTCCCGTTCGTCGTCGCTTCGCAGGCGCTTTGCCGCTGCCTCGTACTGGGAGCTGGCGCCCTCGAGGTCTCCGCCACGCCAGGCGAGGATCGCCAGGTCGTTCCGAATCCGGGCCTCCGCGGCGGCGTCTCCCAGCGCAGTGGCCATGTCCAGCGCGGCCTCCTGGAGTTGGCGTGCGGTGTCCGCGTTTCCCGCCTGCAGCCGTGCCTCATGCTCCGCGGCCTCCAACGCCCCGGCCCGGTCGTCCAGCGTGACACGCACTTCCTTGACCCGCCGCCAGGCGGCGGGTGCGTCGGTCCGTCCGGCGGCTTCGCATGCTTTCGCCAGCTTGCCCATGGTTTCCGACAGCGTGCCGTCGGTGGCGAGCTGACTCAGGATCGCCACGGCCTCCTCGTAGACGGGCACCGCATCATCGGCTCTTCCGGTGGTCATGAATGCGTCGGCCTGGAGGCTCAAGGCGTGGGCCAGATTGTCCGCACGGCTGGCGCGGCGCGAGAGGCGGATGCCTTCCTCGTAAGCGGCTAGAGACTCTTCGGTTTGGCCGATCTCCAGATGGATCGCCGCCATGGCCAGGAGGTTGAAGGACTGCGACACGTGTAGGTGGGCCTCGGTCGTGGTCGCGATGCTCTGGGCGAACGCCTCGAGCGCTTCCTCGCTTCGGCCCATCGCACGAAACAGATGGCCCATGTAGTTGTACGCGTACTGCCGGCTCATAGGGTTCGCCGTGGACTCCGCCAGGGCACGGACCTCATCACCTATGGTCTGAGCCTCGTCCCAATCACCCTGCTCCCGACGGACCCGCCCCAGGTTGATCAGGTCGCGCAGCAGAACCTCCGAGTGCGCGCCCTGGCGGTCGTGCTCCACGACCTCGGTCAGGGGAGCCACGGCTTCGTCGTACATGCCGAGGCGCCAGAAGCGGTGACCCACGCCGCGGAGCGCCATAGCTCTCTCGTCGTCGGCCTGGCAGGCGTCGGCGACCTCGATGGCCGCCGCGAAGGCCTGCTCGGCCGCGTCGTGCCGCTCCATCAGCGTGCACAACTCGCCCTGCCGAACGAGGACCGTGGCCTGCTCGGCCGTAGGCTCGTCCGGAACAAGCGTCAACAGCTCGTCGATGACGGCCTGCTGGCGACTGCGGCGACCCAGCGTCTCGAGGTGACGCTCCTCATCCAGGAGAAGACGGACCAGGGTCGCCCGGCGCTCGGAGTCGTCTCCTCCGCGACGCTCGACCCACTCGTGGATGCGCTCGAGCATGCCGACGGCCGCTTCGATGCGCCACACGCTGGCCGCTCGCTCGGCAGCCACAAATCCGTACCGCACCGCGCGGTCCCAATGCTCGGCGCCGGCGAAGTGGTTGGCGAGCCGCTCGGAGAACTCATCCAGGCGATCCTCGTAGATCGTCTCCATCGCCTGGCCCACCAGCGCGTGCCGTTCCTTGCGCTGGCGCTCCAGTAGGCTGTCGTAGGTCACATCCAGCGTGAGAGCGTGCTTGAAGCGGTAGGTGGGCTCCGGCACCAGGCTGGTGCGTTGGATCAGGCCTGCGGCCCTCAGCCCGTTCAGCGCCCCCTCCAGGCGGGAGGGGGAAGGTACGATGCGGCCCAGGAGCTCGAGGCCGAACTGTCGGCCGATGACCGAAGCGCTCCGGAGTACTTCCCTGGCTTCGGGATCGAGGCGATCCAGCCGCGTCTTCAGCACGGCCTGCACGGTGTCGGGAATGGCCAGGCGATCGAGCGACCCGTCCAGGCGGGCCTCGCCACCCTCCACGACGATGGTTCCGCTCTCCAGGAACGCGTGGCAGAGCTCTTCGATGAAGAACGGGTTGCCGCCGGTCTTCTCCCCGATGCGTTCGGCGAGCTCCACCGGCACGCGCGCGCCCTCGAGCGAGGCCCGCATGACCTCCACCGCTGACGTCGGGTCCAGTGGCGCCAGGTCCAGGTGAATCTGGCCCCGGGGGGATGGGCGCTGCGCGTCCAGTTCCGGTCGGGCCGTGACGACCACGAGCAGGGGGTACGCCGACACCATCTCAGCCAACTGGTCGAGCACGTCGCTGGATCCGCCGTCGGACCAGTGCCAGTCCTCGAGCAGCATCACCAACGGCTGGCCCCGAGACCCCAGGGTGAACAGAGAGACCAGCGCCTCGGCGACTGTCGCTCGCAGGTCTTCGCCGGCCAGGTAGTCCGGCAGGCGGTACTCGTCGCTCTCGATGGACAGTAGGTGGAGGAGCACGGGAATGTAGATCTCGAGCTCGGAGGCCAGCGACCGGGTTCTCTCCACGACATGGTCGTGCGCCTGCTCCTCCTGGGACCGGGCGGTCCCGAGCATGGCCTTCACACACTCGATGAAGGGGAGGAACGGGGTTAGGCTGCCGTTGGCGTGGCAGCGGCCCTGCACGTAGCGGATGCTGTCGTCAGCCAACGAGCTTCGGAACTCGTGGAGGAGTCGGCTCTTTCCCACTCCGGCGTCCCCGAGTACCGAGACCACGCGACCCGCCCCCGAGTTCGCGCCCTCGAGGGCCCGCATCAGTGTGCTGAGCTCGTC contains:
- a CDS encoding DUF4242 domain-containing protein, producing the protein MPRYIIEREVGDINLEDLPAVGRKSNEVLDSMDGVVWIRSYISEAEGKIYCEYEAPDPEAVYEHARRAGLPANKVSEIAMVIEPSMFR
- a CDS encoding tetratricopeptide repeat protein, with translation MPDGSMSQRIRRFAGELKRRRVVRVFLAYAAIGYVVAEGAGIFFPALGFDDWTVNLVAVLVVLGLPVALTLAWAFDVVPDPGADHSGAQDEAIEPAEDVRDLPSPAQVASLIEPARSVSDLEGETVLHYEILEKLGGGGMGVVYKARDTRLGRTVALKFLSAHLLSDREARARFVVEAQAAASLDHPNLCTIHEIGEADDGRMHIAMAYYEGETLQRRIGRGQIGVADALGITAQISRGLARAAEQGIIHRDIKPGNVMLTVDGTVKIVDFGLAKMMGGDLTRTGARMGTVSYMSPEQTRGDTVDQRTDVWSIGVVLYEMLSGKRPFRGGSDQAIIHSILHDTPVPLDEAVPGLPPSVTALVERAMHKDPVRRYPDAASLLKDVERLIADPESRSPMDSTPSLPPEGERRLITVLAFAISGFERLLDTLEPEAVDEELAQLRARVQGVVEDYGGVLNEFSEDQMIALFGVPVTHEDDALRAVRAALEITKAHGVDRGIELRCAVGSGNVAIQATEAGERRYRVGGTVGRDVARLAAAAASGEILVSAELSRTVVPFVDTEERAPVTLSSDGPPVTPLAVLGESEADSRLDASMPGRLTRFVGRKDELSTLMRALEGANSGAGRVVSVLGDAGVGKSRLLHEFRSSLADDSIRYVQGRCHANGSLTPFLPFIECVKAMLGTARSQEEQAHDHVVERTRSLASELEIYIPVLLHLLSIESDEYRLPDYLAGEDLRATVAEALVSLFTLGSRGQPLVMLLEDWHWSDGGSSDVLDQLAEMVSAYPLLVVVTARPELDAQRPSPRGQIHLDLAPLDPTSAVEVMRASLEGARVPVELAERIGEKTGGNPFFIEELCHAFLESGTIVVEGGEARLDGSLDRLAIPDTVQAVLKTRLDRLDPEAREVLRSASVIGRQFGLELLGRIVPSPSRLEGALNGLRAAGLIQRTSLVPEPTYRFKHALTLDVTYDSLLERQRKERHALVGQAMETIYEDRLDEFSERLANHFAGAEHWDRAVRYGFVAAERAASVWRIEAAVGMLERIHEWVERRGGDDSERRATLVRLLLDEERHLETLGRRSRQQAVIDELLTLVPDEPTAEQATVLVRQGELCTLMERHDAAEQAFAAAIEVADACQADDERAMALRGVGHRFWRLGMYDEAVAPLTEVVEHDRQGAHSEVLLRDLINLGRVRREQGDWDEAQTIGDEVRALAESTANPMSRQYAYNYMGHLFRAMGRSEEALEAFAQSIATTTEAHLHVSQSFNLLAMAAIHLEIGQTEESLAAYEEGIRLSRRASRADNLAHALSLQADAFMTTGRADDAVPVYEEAVAILSQLATDGTLSETMGKLAKACEAAGRTDAPAAWRRVKEVRVTLDDRAGALEAAEHEARLQAGNADTARQLQEAALDMATALGDAAAEARIRNDLAILAWRGGDLEGASSQYEAAAKRLRSDDERDGLGVVLNGWGAVLAKLGHHADARSVLLEALEANQRVEDVAREADSLAALGASFRASDDLTRAYDWYDQCLEKRRAANDRAGEGWALHRLAELSVEAEAPERAEAFAAEALTIAREIHDTELEALCGADPKGPHILPD
- a CDS encoding YceI family protein, whose translation is MNARVAAAVFCLAVAGTGRSGAQEAPRSYVVDRERSSLFLVTHRAGLLSFFGHEHAIVPGEWRAEMCLAEPIPRSAHGKVVIQSRSLVIDSDSARALAGLGGGPGEDDVLEIQRKMLDAEHLDAQAYPEIVLTIDSVASDRESSLVGYGRFTLHGITRDVSVPMRIESPNDGTTRLSGVLRVRQRDFGIEPESTAGLVKVSNDVDLHFLLVAVPTDQPCTDGEP